From Ananas comosus cultivar F153 linkage group 8, ASM154086v1, whole genome shotgun sequence, one genomic window encodes:
- the LOC109713746 gene encoding uncharacterized protein LOC109713746, translating to MRCKAHPYAHGVGVCAPCLRERLLALVATASAAEDDDGDNEAPPAPSRRTLKPHRPSSPPRLVAPRSVSPYVPRRRSDAYAPSAPCRNPSLLFFRTPQVGPSVPAGAEDGGGAVGGGKSRSGKFSILNTLFGHSRPTEPSRSTSRSTSWLSALVRGGRRRRRRRSKTPEVHSPALTSPSSMARRSSYRAARDRGMSPESESPGAGERWWHPTPSPLRRASHHRAAAPGGGAGISGFAVCLSPLVRPSPSHRRSQGSAAPAGDMGFSGELRSARSPRHHRRVSGSGFAAPAALCHNRSRKLADFGRLR from the coding sequence ATGAGGTGCAAGGCCCATCCCTACGCCCACGGCGTCGGGGTCTGCGCTCCCTGCCTCCGCGAGCGcctcctcgccctcgtcgccACAGCCTCCGCCgccgaggacgacgacggcgacaaCGAGGCCCCCCCGGCCCCGAGCCGCCGCACCTTGAAGCCCCATCGCCCCTCGTCTCCGCCGCGCCTCGTGGCCCCCCGATCCGTCTCCCCCTACGTCCCCCGCCGCCGATCCGACGCCTACGCCCCCTCCGCCCCGTGCCGAAACCCTAGCCTCCTCTTCTTCAGAACCCCCCAGGTCGGGCCCTCCGTCCCCGCAGGCGCCGAGGACGGCGGAGGTGCAGTCGGCGGCGGGAAGAGCCGGAGCGGGAAGTTCTCGATCTTAAACACCCTCTTCGGCCATTCGAGACCCACGGAGCCCTCGAGGTCCACGTCGCGATCGACCTCGTGGCTCTCGGCGCTCGTCCGcggaggccgccgccgccgccgccgccggagcaaGACGCCGGAGGTCCACTCTCCGGCGCTCACGTCGCCGTCGAGTATGGCGAGGCGGAGCTCGTACCGCGCGGCGAGGGACCGGGGGATGTCGCCGGAGTCGGAGTCCCCGGGCGCCGGAGAGCGGTGGTGGCACCCGACCCCGTCCCCCCTGCGCCGCGCGTCCCACCACCGCGCCGCCGCCCCGGGAGGCGGCGCCGGGATCTCGGGCTTCGCGGTGTGCCTGAGCCCGCTTGTGCGGCCGAGCCCGAGCCACCGCCGTAGCCAAGgctccgccgcccccgccggGGATATGGGTTTCTCCGGCGAGCTCCGGAGCGCGAGGTCCCCGCGCCACCACCGCCGCGTCTCGGGCAGCGGCttcgccgcccccgccgcgcTGTGCCACAACCGGTCGAGGAAGTTGGCTGATTTCGGTAGGTTGCGCTGA